A region from the Bacteroidota bacterium genome encodes:
- a CDS encoding S8 family peptidase, producing MDSIRKQKLHEMAISFNQQWEQEHAKVLQYAAEKNIPTVKEYKNGTVILLERIQNGLPIYISTNNFNAAKTISTNNVWAGGVAGLSLSGAGITIGEWDGGKVRSNHQELTGRVTWNDGLLISNSDHSTHVAGTMIATGIQPNAHGMANSAHINSYYYENDISEMTSEAENGLLLSNHSYGAQCGWNYNSDDHIWEYHGDADVDPLEDYKFGYYDTKANQLDNLTNSADYYLPVVSAGNDRAEIGPTLGYDATYRICEPICFEFAVTGGEPPGDNELNIGGYECIPSGIQTSKNAFVVGSVADIPGGYVNAGDIHISSYSSFGPTDDGRIKPDIVSNGEYLISSGAGSNVDYDTLSGTSMATPSVTGSLALLQEHYYNLFGKYMKAATLKALAIHTADTTSQWPSYQAGWGLMNTSKAAQVITESQTNVNRINELTLNNGDAFSLQQYSYGTQPIKVTIVWNDPAYPYALPYEVDNPTSVLVNDLDLRVRRLSDGTIFYPFKLNKDFPANSATRGDNSIDNVEFVFIGAVTPGNYEIIVTHKGTLTGGSQDYAMIISGFSQMQAPEIEWQNTIGGSSSDYLYSVQQTTDGGYILGGYSSSGISGDKTEACLGGSDYWVVKLNNSGAIEWQNTIGGNGGDVLYSIQQTTDGGYILGGNSKSGISGDKTEANIVTSSDDYWVVKLNSSGAIEWQNTIGGSYYDLLQSIQQTTDGGYILGGSSWSGISGDKTEACLGIYDYWIVKLNSGGTIEWQNTIGGNDSDYLQSIQQTTDGGYILGGSSRSGISGDKTEASLGGPDDYWVVKLNSSGSIEWQNTIGGSLDDILYSIQQTNDGGYILGGYSKSGISGDKIEAALTGGLYGYDYWILKLNSSGSIEWQNDIGGTDDDYLCSVQQTADGGYILGGYSKSGISGDKTEDNWYVDLPITSDYWVVKLNSSGALEWQNTIGGSYIDALYSVQQTTDGGYILAGYSWSDISGDKTEASLGGPSDYWVIKLFGNCITPTATITPSGATTFCNGLNVTLQASTGAGYIYQWYKNDVIISGATASNYVAVSSGNYKVTVTSGTCSATSSETVVTVNPKPNALVTNVDATNDLCFDTNIKLKANNGAGYTFQWYKGATAIAGATNYVYYATTTGNYKVKVTNTYGCNKTSTAYTIINTCRLSEDENAEQEISIYPNPNNGEFAIEINNLTSNDLIIEVYDITGRKILAKKINTENNYLNTIIELPDYFNGLATMKINDGNSEIIKSVVVK from the coding sequence ATGGATAGCATACGAAAACAAAAACTACATGAAATGGCAATTTCATTTAATCAACAATGGGAGCAGGAACATGCTAAAGTTTTGCAATATGCCGCTGAAAAAAATATCCCGACAGTAAAAGAATATAAAAACGGAACTGTAATATTATTAGAGAGAATTCAAAATGGATTGCCAATTTATATTTCAACAAATAATTTTAATGCAGCAAAAACTATTTCAACAAATAATGTATGGGCAGGAGGGGTTGCAGGGTTATCATTAAGCGGAGCAGGTATTACAATTGGCGAATGGGATGGTGGGAAAGTTCGTTCAAATCATCAGGAATTAACCGGAAGAGTTACATGGAATGACGGATTATTAATATCTAATAGCGACCATTCAACACATGTTGCAGGGACAATGATTGCAACGGGTATTCAACCAAATGCTCATGGTATGGCAAATAGCGCTCACATTAATTCTTATTATTATGAGAATGATATTTCTGAAATGACATCTGAAGCAGAAAATGGTTTATTATTATCCAATCACTCTTATGGAGCGCAATGCGGTTGGAATTATAATTCAGATGACCATATTTGGGAATACCATGGGGATGCGGATGTTGACCCTCTTGAAGATTATAAATTCGGATATTATGATACGAAAGCTAATCAGTTAGACAATCTTACAAATAGTGCGGACTATTATTTACCTGTTGTTTCAGCTGGCAATGACAGGGCGGAAATTGGACCAACTTTAGGATATGATGCCACATACAGAATATGCGAACCTATTTGTTTTGAATTCGCTGTGACAGGAGGAGAACCGCCCGGAGACAATGAACTTAATATAGGTGGATATGAATGTATTCCATCAGGAATTCAAACATCAAAGAATGCATTTGTTGTGGGTTCAGTCGCAGATATACCGGGCGGATATGTAAATGCTGGCGATATACATATCAGTTCTTATAGTTCATTTGGTCCTACTGATGACGGAAGAATAAAACCAGATATTGTCTCAAATGGAGAATATTTAATTTCCAGCGGTGCAGGTTCTAATGTTGATTATGATACGCTTTCAGGTACTTCTATGGCAACTCCAAGCGTTACTGGTTCATTAGCATTATTACAAGAACATTATTACAATTTATTTGGCAAATATATGAAGGCAGCAACTCTTAAAGCATTAGCTATTCATACTGCCGATACAACATCTCAATGGCCAAGCTATCAGGCGGGCTGGGGTTTGATGAATACTTCAAAAGCAGCACAAGTAATTACCGAAAGCCAAACAAACGTAAACAGGATTAATGAATTAACATTAAATAACGGTGATGCATTTTCTTTGCAACAATATAGCTATGGAACACAACCAATAAAGGTTACTATAGTTTGGAACGACCCCGCTTACCCTTATGCCTTGCCTTATGAAGTTGATAACCCCACAAGTGTTTTGGTAAATGACCTTGATTTGAGAGTAAGGAGATTATCAGACGGGACAATTTTTTATCCCTTTAAATTAAATAAAGATTTTCCGGCAAACTCTGCAACAAGGGGTGACAATTCAATTGACAATGTTGAATTTGTTTTTATCGGAGCTGTAACACCCGGCAATTACGAGATAATAGTTACGCACAAAGGAACTTTAACAGGTGGAAGCCAAGATTATGCAATGATTATTTCCGGTTTCAGCCAAATGCAGGCACCCGAAATTGAATGGCAGAATACCATTGGGGGAAGCAGTTCTGATTATCTGTATTCCGTCCAACAGACCACCGATGGCGGATATATTCTCGGCGGATATTCCTCTTCCGGTATTTCAGGCGATAAAACAGAAGCATGTTTGGGGGGGTCTGATTATTGGGTAGTAAAACTAAATAACAGTGGCGCTATCGAATGGCAGAACACCATTGGGGGAAATGGTGGTGATGTTCTATATTCCATCCAACAAACAACTGATGGCGGTTATATTCTCGGGGGAAATTCCAAGTCCGGAATCTCAGGCGATAAAACAGAAGCAAACATTGTGACGAGTTCTGATGATTATTGGGTAGTAAAATTAAACAGCAGCGGCGCTATCGAATGGCAGAATACCATTGGGGGAAGTTACTATGATCTTCTGCAATCCATCCAACAAACCACTGATGGCGGTTATATTCTCGGGGGATCTTCCTGGTCTGGTATTTCAGGCGATAAAACAGAAGCATGTTTGGGAATTTATGATTATTGGATTGTAAAGCTAAACAGCGGCGGTACAATCGAATGGCAAAACACCATTGGGGGTAATGATTCTGATTATCTGCAATCCATCCAACAAACAACTGATGGCGGTTATATTCTCGGGGGATCTTCCCGTTCCGGTATTTCAGGCGATAAAACAGAAGCATCTTTGGGAGGTCCTGATGATTACTGGGTAGTAAAACTAAACAGCAGCGGCTCTATCGAATGGCAGAATACCATTGGGGGAAGTTTAGATGATATTCTGTATTCCATCCAACAAACCAACGATGGCGGATATATTCTCGGGGGATATTCCAAGTCCGGCATCTCAGGCGATAAAATAGAAGCAGCTTTGACTGGAGGATTATATGGATATGATTACTGGATACTGAAACTGAATTCATCCGGCTCCATTGAATGGCAGAATGATATTGGAGGAACAGACGATGATTATTTATGCTCAGTTCAACAAACCGCCGATGGCGGATATATTCTCGGGGGATATTCCAAGTCCGGCATCTCAGGCGATAAAACAGAAGATAATTGGTATGTGGATCTTCCTATTACTTCCGATTATTGGGTAGTAAAACTAAATAGCAGCGGCGCTTTAGAATGGCAGAATACCATTGGAGGAAGTTATATAGATGCTCTGTATTCCGTCCAGCAAACTACCGACGGCGGATATATTCTCGCGGGATATTCTTGGTCCGATATTTCAGGCGATAAAACAGAAGCATCTTTGGGAGGTCCTTCTGATTATTGGGTAATAAAATTATTTGGAAATTGCATAACACCCACCGCCACAATTACCCCATCCGGTGCAACTACTTTTTGTAATGGTTTAAATGTAACATTACAAGCATCAACCGGTGCAGGTTATATTTATCAATGGTATAAAAACGATGTTATAATATCGGGTGCTACAGCATCAAATTATGTTGCAGTAAGTTCTGGAAATTATAAAGTAACAGTAACCTCAGGAACGTGTTCAGCAACTTCTTCTGAAACTGTTGTAACTGTAAATCCAAAGCCAAATGCTTTAGTAACAAATGTTGATGCAACAAATGATCTTTGTTTTGATACAAATATTAAATTAAAAGCTAATAATGGCGCAGGTTATACATTCCAATGGTATAAAGGTGCTACTGCAATTGCGGGAGCGACAAATTATGTGTATTATGCAACTACAACAGGAAATTATAAAGTAAAAGTTACAAATACTTACGGTTGTAATAAAACTTCTACTGCATATACTATTATTAACACGTGCAGATTATCTGAAGATGAAAATGCAGAACAGGAAATATCCATTTATCCAAACCCGAATAACGGAGAATTTGCAATTGAAATAAATAATTTAACGAGTAATGATTTAATCATTGAAGTTTATGATATAACAGGTAGAAAAATTCTTGCTAAAAAAATAAATACCGAAAATAATTATTTGAATACTATAATTGAATTACCAGATTATTTTAATGGTCTTGCTACAATGAAAATAAATGACGGAAATTCGGAAATAATAAAAAGTGTTGTTGTTAAATAA
- a CDS encoding transposase produces the protein MWPQHILDTRAYHKAVERFICLKIPRVNCAGAKTKFKKLDDTIDKAYYDRMHERMQTDYAKTIVRIRTKTVEPVLGTLLNFMVMRRVNTRGMKQANKHVLMASLCYNLKKYLKFIRLNPIANKNYKLVIGKQPNNYLNRCF, from the coding sequence ATGTGGCCTCAACACATACTTGACACGAGAGCTTATCACAAAGCAGTTGAACGTTTTATTTGCTTAAAAATTCCCCGGGTCAATTGCGCCGGAGCAAAAACAAAATTTAAAAAACTGGATGATACAATAGACAAAGCGTATTACGACCGGATGCATGAACGCATGCAAACTGATTATGCAAAAACAATAGTAAGAATCAGAACCAAAACTGTAGAACCAGTTCTTGGCACACTATTAAATTTTATGGTCATGCGCAGAGTGAACACAAGAGGAATGAAGCAAGCGAATAAACATGTTTTAATGGCATCATTGTGTTACAACTTAAAGAAATATTTAAAATTTATTCGCTTAAATCCGATTGCAAATAAAAACTACAAATTAGTAATAGGGAAACAACCAAATAATTATTTAAATCGGTGTTTTTGA